The Brasilonema sennae CENA114 genome includes a region encoding these proteins:
- a CDS encoding phycocyanobilin:ferredoxin oxidoreductase, producing MTTTPLPSLREQQHPLIRKLADCIEAVWHKHLDLSPYHLPNEFGYVEGRLEGEKLTIENQCYQTPQFRKMHLELAKVGNMLDILHCVMFPRPEYELPMFGCDLVGARGQISAAIADLSPVNSQYTLPKSYTSALAALPQLNFSHPRELPEWGDIFSDFCVFVRLSSPEEENLFLSRTREFLEIHCMQARASQPLPSEQAILSLAGQRNYCTKQQQNDKTRRVLEKAFGSDWAEQYMTTVLFDIPSESSVV from the coding sequence ATGACAACAACTCCTTTACCATCACTGCGCGAGCAACAACATCCGCTGATTCGTAAACTAGCAGATTGTATAGAAGCAGTGTGGCATAAGCACTTGGACTTATCGCCTTATCATTTGCCTAATGAATTTGGGTATGTGGAAGGTCGGCTAGAAGGTGAGAAGCTGACGATTGAAAACCAGTGCTACCAAACACCCCAGTTCCGGAAAATGCACCTGGAACTGGCAAAGGTAGGAAATATGCTGGATATATTGCATTGCGTTATGTTTCCCCGTCCAGAGTATGAACTGCCAATGTTTGGTTGTGATTTAGTTGGGGCTAGGGGTCAAATAAGTGCGGCGATCGCAGACCTTTCTCCAGTCAACTCCCAGTACACTCTCCCAAAATCATATACTTCTGCACTGGCTGCACTCCCTCAATTGAACTTTTCCCACCCGCGAGAATTACCTGAGTGGGGAGATATTTTTTCAGACTTTTGCGTCTTCGTTCGTCTGAGTTCTCCCGAAGAAGAAAATCTATTTCTCTCTCGCACTCGGGAATTTTTAGAAATACATTGCATGCAAGCCAGGGCATCCCAACCCCTTCCATCAGAACAGGCGATCCTAAGTCTGGCTGGACAACGTAACTACTGCACAAAACAGCAGCAAAACGATAAAACCCGTCGCGTACTGGAAAAAGCTTTTGGTTCAGATTGGGCAGAACAATATATGACGACAGTTCTATTTGATATACCAAGTGAATCATCTGTGGTTTAG
- a CDS encoding SDR family oxidoreductase, with product MIDYGLSGKVALVTGVSRHMGIGAAIARSLAASGANVFITYYRPYDKLMPWGSKLTEAEEIVESLKLHLVKAAGLEANLAEPLVPKNLFDFVEETLGHVDILVNNAVHDQQADIHSLTAELLDVHYAVNVRGTTLLCAEFAKRHDGRPGGRIINLTSGQSLAPMPENLPYAITKGAVEALTLSLSASLASKGITVNAVDPGPTDTGWMSNEIRSMLESKAPFGRVSTPEDAARIVLFLASSQGQWITGQIIRSRGGQ from the coding sequence ATGATAGATTATGGCTTGTCGGGTAAGGTTGCTTTAGTTACTGGGGTCAGCCGACACATGGGAATTGGTGCAGCGATCGCCCGTTCACTTGCTGCATCTGGTGCTAATGTTTTCATAACTTACTATCGACCATACGACAAGCTGATGCCTTGGGGTAGTAAACTCACTGAGGCGGAAGAAATCGTTGAATCACTGAAATTGCACCTGGTAAAAGCTGCGGGGCTTGAGGCTAACCTAGCTGAGCCTTTGGTACCCAAAAACCTGTTTGATTTTGTTGAGGAAACTCTTGGGCATGTGGATATTCTGGTTAATAATGCTGTCCATGATCAACAAGCAGATATCCACTCTTTGACAGCTGAATTGCTAGATGTTCATTACGCTGTCAACGTGCGCGGTACTACACTATTGTGCGCCGAGTTTGCCAAACGCCATGATGGAAGACCAGGAGGACGAATTATCAATCTAACTTCTGGTCAAAGTCTAGCACCAATGCCTGAAAACCTACCATATGCCATTACCAAAGGAGCAGTAGAGGCACTGACTTTGAGTTTAAGTGCTAGCTTGGCAAGCAAAGGCATTACTGTCAATGCTGTAGACCCAGGACCAACAGATACGGGCTGGATGAGCAACGAAATCCGTTCCATGCTTGAGAGCAAGGCACCTTTTGGTCGCGTTAGTACACCAGAAGACGCCGCACGTATCGTGTTATTTCTCGCCTCGTCGCAAGGACAATGGATAACAGGGCAGATTATTCGTTCTAGAGGCGGACAGTAA